The proteins below are encoded in one region of Segatella copri:
- a CDS encoding RagB/SusD family nutrient uptake outer membrane protein, with protein sequence MKKILFSTILALAATGTMTLTTSCEDQLDIEQKGVIPTENFYKTDADAEAALVAAYEGFMCNVMGRNHDGGGPGIYTPLKLIVNECGDDVLAAGANSGDNTFGIMLNQFYYDAEAEVPKFMYTGLYLSVYTCNLVLDHFADATTAVQKRCAAEARVLRAYDYFLLANLWGTPPLVTHVLDASAQPFNCDKDPEHPMNHQQLIEWIAQECENAANDLDERKSKDDKDGAVKVTKGFAYALAGKAYLFAGQYDKAKIALKKVIDSGKYDLVPGEKYADNFHIEGDANEEKVFEVNFEYNAGKTDWGGMIQRSSWMETNYWDWRADHFVVSPNKVYCGGVDGWGGLGVPQWFGDEFYKNDGDSYRLKATLKHIDDAVYHMSYGKDEIDNMTDEQKKTSNKIGINDPVQGLYGNSTWLAFKQIMRASDTEGKKYGDNIRLNNYLVMRYAEVLLNYAEACLQTGDQAEAKKYINMIQKRAGSKTISETVDMDVLKKEKSYELWLEGCRWFDIMRWNDTKAIERLTKAGTVVPHLFDKVFRTPKADDQNVTWEHGSEANSRFYTTNTPETNFKVGFKEGKHEFFPYPQTVLDKNPNLKQNPGW encoded by the coding sequence ATGAAGAAAATATTATTTTCAACAATATTGGCTCTTGCTGCCACAGGAACAATGACGCTCACTACGTCTTGTGAGGATCAGCTAGACATTGAGCAGAAGGGTGTAATACCTACCGAGAACTTCTATAAGACCGATGCTGATGCAGAGGCAGCCCTCGTTGCTGCATACGAAGGCTTTATGTGTAATGTGATGGGACGTAACCACGATGGTGGTGGCCCAGGTATTTATACTCCATTGAAACTGATAGTCAATGAGTGTGGAGACGATGTGTTGGCAGCAGGTGCCAACTCTGGTGATAATACGTTTGGTATCATGCTCAATCAGTTCTATTATGATGCTGAGGCTGAGGTGCCAAAGTTTATGTACACAGGTCTCTATCTCTCTGTATATACCTGTAACCTTGTACTCGATCACTTTGCCGATGCTACTACCGCTGTGCAGAAACGTTGCGCTGCAGAGGCTCGTGTGCTTCGTGCTTATGATTATTTCCTGTTAGCTAATCTTTGGGGTACTCCACCATTGGTAACTCATGTTCTGGATGCTTCTGCGCAGCCTTTTAATTGTGATAAGGATCCTGAGCATCCTATGAATCACCAACAGTTGATAGAGTGGATTGCGCAGGAATGTGAGAATGCTGCCAACGATTTGGATGAGCGTAAAAGTAAGGATGACAAGGATGGAGCTGTGAAGGTAACCAAGGGCTTTGCATATGCTCTTGCCGGAAAGGCTTATTTGTTTGCCGGTCAGTATGATAAGGCTAAAATTGCCCTTAAAAAGGTTATAGACTCGGGCAAGTATGACCTTGTTCCTGGTGAGAAATATGCTGACAACTTCCATATCGAGGGTGATGCCAACGAGGAGAAGGTATTTGAAGTCAACTTCGAGTATAATGCAGGTAAGACCGATTGGGGTGGTATGATTCAGCGTTCTAGCTGGATGGAAACCAACTATTGGGATTGGCGTGCTGATCACTTTGTGGTTTCTCCTAACAAGGTTTATTGTGGCGGCGTTGATGGCTGGGGTGGCCTTGGCGTGCCTCAGTGGTTTGGTGACGAGTTCTATAAAAATGATGGTGACTCTTATCGCTTGAAGGCTACTTTAAAGCATATTGATGATGCGGTTTATCATATGTCTTACGGCAAGGATGAAATCGATAATATGACTGACGAGCAGAAGAAAACCAGTAACAAGATTGGCATCAATGACCCTGTTCAGGGACTCTACGGCAACTCTACCTGGTTGGCGTTCAAGCAAATAATGAGAGCTTCTGATACTGAAGGCAAGAAATATGGTGATAACATTCGCTTGAATAATTATCTTGTCATGCGTTACGCTGAGGTTTTGCTCAATTATGCAGAGGCTTGTCTTCAGACAGGCGATCAGGCTGAAGCTAAGAAATATATCAACATGATTCAGAAACGTGCTGGTTCCAAGACAATCAGTGAAACTGTTGATATGGATGTGTTGAAGAAAGAAAAGTCATATGAACTTTGGCTTGAAGGCTGTCGTTGGTTCGATATCATGCGATGGAATGATACAAAGGCCATTGAGCGTTTGACTAAGGCTGGTACAGTCGTGCCACATTTGTTTGATAAGGTTTTCAGAACTCCAAAGGCAGACGACCAGAATGTAACTTGGGAGCATGGATCAGAAGCAAACAGCCGTTTCTATACGACCAACACTCCTGAGACTAATTTCAAGGTAGGTTTCAAGGAGGGCAAGCATGAGTTCTTCCCTTATCCACAGACCGTGTTGGATAAGAATCCTAACCTAAAGCAGAATCCTGGTTGGTAA